The following coding sequences are from one Dehalococcoidia bacterium window:
- the glpX gene encoding class II fructose-bisphosphatase: MSQKTRQPIERNLAMELVRVTESAAMSAARYMGLGDKELVDQAAVDAMRHTLDGISMDGVVVIGEGEKDEAPMLYLGERIGDGSDPKIDIAVDPIDGTTLLSKGLPGAIAVIAMANQGSMKVPGSIFYMDKIAVGPEAKDAIDISAPVKDNLQNIAKALGRSVGEVTVVILDRPRHTDLLNEVRKAGARVKLISDGDVAAGIQASLPESGVDVLMGIGGSPEGVLTAAAIRCIGGAIQCKPWPRDDEEKRKAINEGVDLDHVYDAFEMVGGDDVFFAATGASSGEMLKGVRFFGGGATTQSLVMRSRSGTVRWIDSIHNLDQLDKIRFD, from the coding sequence ATGTCGCAGAAAACGCGTCAACCAATTGAAAGGAACCTGGCGATGGAGCTGGTTCGTGTAACTGAATCGGCTGCCATGTCGGCAGCGCGCTATATGGGCCTTGGCGATAAAGAGCTGGTAGATCAAGCCGCTGTTGATGCCATGCGTCACACTTTGGATGGTATCAGCATGGATGGAGTGGTTGTCATTGGTGAAGGGGAGAAAGACGAAGCTCCTATGCTGTACTTGGGTGAACGGATTGGAGATGGCTCTGATCCAAAAATTGATATTGCAGTCGATCCAATAGATGGAACTACTTTGCTTTCTAAAGGACTTCCTGGAGCAATTGCGGTTATTGCAATGGCGAACCAAGGCTCGATGAAGGTTCCAGGCAGTATTTTTTACATGGACAAAATTGCGGTAGGGCCTGAGGCAAAAGATGCAATAGATATAAGCGCTCCTGTAAAAGACAATCTGCAAAATATAGCGAAAGCATTAGGCAGAAGTGTCGGAGAAGTAACTGTAGTCATTCTTGATCGCCCTCGTCATACTGATTTGCTAAATGAAGTGAGAAAGGCTGGAGCACGCGTAAAGTTAATTTCAGATGGTGATGTTGCTGCTGGTATACAGGCCTCGTTACCTGAAAGTGGAGTAGATGTATTAATGGGTATTGGTGGAAGCCCTGAAGGCGTACTTACTGCAGCTGCAATAAGGTGCATTGGAGGAGCAATCCAGTGTAAGCCATGGCCTCGAGATGATGAAGAAAAGAGAAAAGCAATTAATGAAGGTGTGGATCTTGACCACGTCTATGATGCTTTTGAGATGGTCGGCGGAGATGACGTTTTTTTTGCAGCTACTGGTGCCAGTTCAGGTGAGATGCTCAAAGGAGTTCGTTTCTTTGGTGGCGGTGCTACAACCCAATCTCTAGTTATGCGCTCGCGTTCCGGCACTGTTAGGTGGATTGACTCAATTCATAACTTGGATCAACTAGACAAGATTAGGTTTGATTAG
- a CDS encoding glycosyltransferase has product MNIAQITSIYIPVPPPTHGGTEIIVSLITEELHKRHHNVHLYASGDSVTEGTLHAITDRATLDQIELTRYLEKELETRNSFELYRDADQYDVIHAHWPVLAPYFSKFTTTPTVLTYHYIEPELHKYYKQNFPSIYPICVSQRQADLIGDPELPVIHNGLNFKTTIFNNDPEDYLVLVA; this is encoded by the coding sequence ATGAATATTGCGCAAATAACCAGTATCTACATTCCAGTACCCCCTCCCACCCATGGAGGCACTGAAATAATTGTCAGCCTAATTACAGAAGAACTGCACAAACGACATCACAATGTACATCTTTATGCCTCTGGTGACTCAGTAACTGAAGGAACCTTACATGCTATAACTGATCGAGCAACATTAGATCAGATAGAACTCACAAGATATCTAGAGAAAGAACTAGAAACTAGAAACTCGTTTGAGCTTTACAGGGATGCAGATCAATATGACGTTATTCACGCGCATTGGCCTGTATTGGCTCCATATTTCTCAAAATTCACAACAACCCCGACAGTCCTCACTTACCATTACATCGAGCCCGAACTACATAAGTACTACAAGCAAAATTTTCCTTCTATTTATCCCATCTGTGTAAGTCAGCGACAAGCTGACTTGATAGGTGATCCTGAGCTACCGGTAATCCATAATGGACTTAACTTCAAAACCACGATCTTCAACAACGACCCTGAGGATTACCTTGTACTTGTTGCA
- the purT gene encoding formate-dependent phosphoribosylglycinamide formyltransferase: protein MISIGTPLASNSTRLLLLGSGELGKEVAIEAQRLGVETIAVDRYENAPAMQIAHRSHVISMLDGESIRSIVENEKPHLIVPEIEAINTDSLIQLEKEGWNVVPTARATKLTMDRQGIRELAAVNLGLPTSPYKFATSHNEVLEALEQIGLPAIIKPVMSSSGRGQSLINSKSEAQNAWEYAINNARGDTPRVIVEGFVSFDYEITLLTIRHLQGTSFCDPIGHLQIDGDYRESWQPHPMGSEVLIKAKEIAKNITDELGGYGVFGVELFIKGEDVFFSEVSPRPHDTGMVTLISQNLSEFALHIRAILGLPIPNINQFGPSASCAILGEGNSSVISYGQIDAALSLANTNVRLFGKPEIEGHRRLGVALACGDSIVEAREKARYVEQQIRLTFS, encoded by the coding sequence ATGATTTCTATAGGGACGCCATTAGCTAGTAATTCTACAAGGCTATTGCTGTTAGGTTCTGGGGAACTTGGGAAAGAAGTGGCTATTGAGGCGCAACGCTTAGGTGTTGAAACTATTGCGGTCGATCGATATGAGAATGCCCCTGCAATGCAAATTGCACATAGGAGCCATGTGATTTCCATGCTTGACGGAGAGTCCATTCGATCAATTGTAGAAAACGAGAAGCCACATTTAATCGTTCCAGAAATAGAAGCAATTAATACTGACTCTTTGATCCAATTAGAAAAAGAGGGCTGGAATGTTGTACCGACAGCACGCGCCACGAAATTAACCATGGACAGGCAGGGTATTAGAGAGTTAGCAGCAGTTAATTTAGGCTTACCTACTTCACCATATAAATTTGCGACAAGTCATAATGAAGTACTCGAGGCTTTGGAGCAAATTGGACTACCCGCAATCATAAAGCCTGTTATGAGTTCCTCTGGACGAGGTCAAAGTTTAATTAATTCTAAGTCTGAGGCACAGAATGCTTGGGAATACGCAATAAATAATGCAAGAGGAGACACTCCTCGTGTCATTGTTGAGGGGTTTGTATCATTCGATTATGAAATAACACTACTAACTATTAGGCATTTGCAAGGGACTTCATTTTGTGACCCTATTGGTCATCTCCAGATAGATGGCGATTATCGAGAGTCATGGCAGCCCCATCCTATGGGCAGCGAGGTTTTGATCAAGGCCAAAGAAATTGCCAAAAACATAACTGACGAGCTTGGCGGGTACGGAGTGTTTGGGGTAGAGCTATTTATAAAAGGCGAGGATGTTTTCTTTAGTGAAGTGTCGCCTCGGCCCCATGACACGGGCATGGTCACCTTAATTTCACAAAACTTATCTGAATTTGCGCTTCACATACGCGCTATTTTGGGCTTACCAATACCAAATATTAATCAATTCGGACCATCGGCATCATGCGCAATTTTGGGAGAAGGTAATTCTTCCGTAATCAGCTACGGGCAAATTGATGCAGCATTGAGCCTCGCAAATACTAACGTGAGATTATTTGGGAAACCCGAGATTGAGGGGCATAGAAGACTTGGAGTGGCTCTTGCATGCGGCGACTCAATAGTAGAGGCTCGTGAAAAAGCAAGATATGTAGAGCAGCAGATAAGACTTACGTTTAGTTAG